One genomic region from Magallana gigas chromosome 3, xbMagGiga1.1, whole genome shotgun sequence encodes:
- the LOC105344974 gene encoding uncharacterized protein, translating to MRGLGVTVLVLAVAYLWSPRTDARSYSSYWKSPRRTDYVLDHKFYNYLERVTRAPFTELRKAQLILTSYREANKYSANGDANDAARIFFSLKPRSITFSTVRYERCGFGGCRTRRYRRRNRYRTSRSYYRTNGYKRRYRRSRGKFTYRAKKYGKKIVRKLLRGSAKRKSKGKSSVKESKSKRPSYRKSAKGKKWRGSGRGKSQRGSKRMRGRKGSKGKVWRSNGYKRVWGRWGSRRGSRRGSYVRRYRPRRRGSLTARGRVGIYDVVLMTSPSKAQIVFIPRRSVYSYNRELRIKRTFTFKTNTFWQRILYRF from the exons ATGCGAGGACTCGGTGTGACCGTACTGGTGTTGGCTGTGGCCTACCTCTGGTCCCCCCGGACCGATGCTCGGAGCTATTCCTCCTACTGGAAATCCCCCCGCCGAACGGACTATGTTCTGGaccataaattttacaattatctGG AGCGGGTAACTAGAGCCCCTTTCACAGAGTTAAGGAAAGCTCAACTAATCCTGACAAGCTATCGAGAAGCCAACAAATACAGCGCCAACGGTGATGCAAATGACGCCGCcagaatttttttcagtttgaaGCCTCGTAGCATCACATTT AGTACAGTCAGATATGAAAGGTGTGGATTCGGGGGCTGCCGGACTAGACGCTACAGACGAAGGAACCGTTACAGAACTTCCAGGTCATACTATCGAACGAATGGTTACAAGAGACGTTACAGGAGAAGCCGCGGAAAATTTACGTATAGAGCAAAAAAGTATGGTAAAAAAATAGTCAGAAAACTTCTTAGAGGGTCCGCAAAACGAAAATCGAAGGGGAAATCCAGCGTAAAGGAAAGTAAATCCAAAAGACCATCCTATAGAAAGTCGGCGAAAGGCAAGAAATGGAGGGGATCCGGAAGAGGAAAGAGTCAGAGAGGTTCCAAAAGAATGAGGGGACGGAAGGGATCGAAAGGGAAAGTGTGGAGATCAAACGGTTACAAAAGAGTATGGGGACGTTGGGGGAGCAGGAGAGGGTCGCGGAGGGGAAGTTACGTCAGAAGGTACCGACCGAGGCGACGGGGATCCCTCACGGCCCGCGGACGTGTGGGGATATATGACGTAGTACTGATGACGAGCCCCAGTAAGGCCCAGATTGTATTCATACCCCGACGCTCTGTTTACTCTTACAACAGGGAACTGAGGATCAAACGCACCTTCACCTTCAAAACAAACACTTTCTGGCAACGGATATTGTATAGGTTTTGA
- the LOC105344976 gene encoding 3-ketodihydrosphingosine reductase-like precursor (The RefSeq protein has 3 substitutions compared to this genomic sequence) codes for MLIYCGILLILVILFALSKLLSAKKIKLKGAHVLITGGSSGIGKALAIEAVKNGANVTIMARNEKKLEDAKEEIESHIKDKDAQKVFSTSVDITKSAEMVKEAVKKAENNLGPVTILINNAGSAVAGNFEDTSSEQFQRMMDLNFLGGVNVTKAALKGMKDNNGGRIVFISSQAGQVGVFGYTAYSASKFALRGFAESLQMEVKPYNIYVTMAFPPDTDTPGLAEENKSKPRETLLISDTVGLFSPSDVAKSVFKDAVNGKFLSYVGMDGWLLCNLSSGMSPATSVLDLLQQIFTMGLFRFVCQFYLLHFDRIIKKCKEEKHAKPKTS; via the exons ATGTTGATTTATTGTggaattttgttgattttagtaattttatttgcattatCAAAACTTCTATCGGCAAAGAAAATAAAGCTAAAAGGAGCTCATGTATTG ataacaGGTGGATCTAGTGGTATTGGTAAAGCCCTTGCTATTGAGGCGGTTAAAAATGGAGCTAATGTCACTATCATGGCCAGGAATGAA aaaaaactAGAAGATGCAAAAGAAGAAATAGAAAGTCACATAAAAGATAAAGATGCTCAG AAGGTTTTTTCAACATCTGTGGACATAACAAAAAGTGCAGAAATGGTTAAAGAAGCTGTTAAAAAG gCTGAAAATAATCTGGGACCAGTTACAATTCTAATTAACAATGCAGGCAGTGCAGTGGCTGGAAATTTTGAAGACACTTCATCTGAGCAATTTCAg CGCatgatggatttgaattttCTCGGAGGTGTCAATGTCACCAAGGCTGCCTTAAAAGGGATGAAGGACAACAATGCAGGAAGAATAGTTTTCATCTCATCACAGGCAGGACAAGTGGGCGTGTTTGGCTACACCGCCTACTCAGCCTCAAAATTCGCTCTCAGGGGATTCGCAGAGTCCCTTCAAATGGAG GTAAAACCATACAATATTTATGTTACCATGGCATTTCCACCTGACACAGACACTCCTGGTCTAGCAGAGGAGAATAAATCTAAG CCCAGGGAAACACTGCTCATATCAGATACAGTAGGACTGTTTTCTCCCAGTGATGTGGCCAAGTCAGTATTCAAGGATGCTGTG AATGGGAAATTTTTGAGTTACGTTGGTATGGATGGCTGGTTGCTTTGCAACTTATCAAGCGGGATGTCCCCTGCAACGTCCATTTTGGATTTACTTCAGCAG atattCACTATGGGACTGTTCCGCTTTGTTTGTCAGTTTTATTTGTTACATTTTGAccggattataaaaaagtgtaaaGAAGAGAAGGATGCAAAACCCAAGACATCATAA
- the LOC105344975 gene encoding ribonuclease P protein subunit p29, whose product MYSQLDPKITDEARNFGFKAVKDDFVANFLKATLPEKRLRKGEIENLEYFKQNLDNKPIKKRKLKESKRKSLTSRERRKLKLFDIPKEGHKFETYLPMHDLWKEYMKQTLGLTDKSKPFDQYNCESILKADFHGCFLTVSKSCCPSYIGATGIVIMETKNTFKFITKQDQVKCIPKKGSVFMFEIDGHYITLYGNNFCCQPVLRSTHKFKPKKYVAI is encoded by the exons GCTGTAAAAGATGATTTTgttgcaaactttttaaaagcaACTCTTCCGGAAAAAAGGTTACGTAAAGGGGAGATAGAAAATCTTGAATACTTTAAACAAAACCTAGATAACAAGCCTATAAAGAAAAGGAAACTTAAGGAATCCAAAAGAAAGAGTCTTACATCTCGAGAGCGAAGAAAACTGAAGTTGTTTGACATTCCAAAGGAAGGACATAA atttgaaACATATCTACCTATGCATGATCTATGGAAAGAGTACATGAAACAAACTTTGGGGTTGACAGATAAGAGCAA gcCATTTGATCAGTATAACTGTGAAAGCATCCTGAAAGCGGACTTTCATGGATGTTTCCTAACAGTTTCCAAGTCCTGTTGTCCATCTTACATTGGTGCTACTGGGATTGTTATCATGGAAACCAAgaatacatttaaatttattaccAAACAGGATCAAGTAAAGT GCATCCCAAAGAAAGGCAGCGTTTTCATGTTTGAAATTGATGGACATTACATCACACTATATGGCAACAATTTCTGTTGTCAGCCAGTTTTAAGATCTACACATAAATTCAAGCCAAAGAAATATGTTgcaatatga